A genomic region of Micromonospora sp. NBC_01796 contains the following coding sequences:
- a CDS encoding DLW-39 family protein yields MFKKLLILASVVGVAALIAKKVKESNDERALWHEATTAPDLR; encoded by the coding sequence ATGTTCAAGAAGCTTCTGATCCTCGCCAGCGTTGTCGGCGTGGCGGCCCTGATCGCCAAGAAGGTCAAGGAATCCAACGACGAGCGGGCGCTGTGGCACGAGGCCACCACCGCACCGGACCTCCGGTAA
- a CDS encoding DUF4259 domain-containing protein, with translation MGTWDDGPSDNDSAAGWCGDLHDADPSARAALVRAALATAASNAGHLRQRESGLEGTDGRTRTKVNAGGCWWSQGDSNP, from the coding sequence ATGGGCACCTGGGATGACGGCCCCTCCGACAACGACAGCGCCGCTGGCTGGTGCGGTGACCTCCACGATGCCGATCCGTCTGCACGGGCGGCACTTGTTCGTGCTGCCCTGGCAACGGCAGCGTCCAACGCCGGACACCTGCGTCAGCGGGAAAGCGGCCTGGAGGGTACGGATGGCCGTACTCGTACCAAGGTCAACGCAGGAGGGTGCTGGTGGAGCCAAGGGGACTCGAACCCCTAA
- a CDS encoding ATP-grasp domain-containing protein, which produces MTLVLPPRLTASAKNLRDAAQRRGLHTIQLPTFEVPAGTRADHLHAGPTFADAVAPILGIAPLEAPPDWLTGLPRELTHREITLVTAGEAYELRRPAFIKSPNDKSIRAMIYTDGSRLPGPDAIDRQTPVLVSDIVDFAAEYRLHLLDGAVHTASQYAEQGRLRLGPPSADTLAFGADLLAGFGHTLPTAIVVDVGVVDGHWAVIEPNAAWASGAYVADPDLVLDVILRAAGPTAGVSSHDRRFIRAPQQEQDRD; this is translated from the coding sequence GTGACACTCGTCCTGCCACCGCGACTGACCGCATCCGCGAAGAATCTGCGGGATGCGGCCCAGCGACGAGGGCTTCACACCATCCAACTGCCCACCTTCGAAGTACCGGCCGGTACGCGAGCCGATCACCTCCACGCGGGGCCGACCTTCGCCGACGCCGTCGCACCGATCCTCGGTATCGCTCCCCTGGAAGCGCCACCGGACTGGCTGACCGGACTGCCCAGGGAACTCACCCACCGGGAGATCACCCTGGTCACGGCCGGCGAAGCCTACGAACTGCGCCGACCGGCGTTCATCAAGTCGCCGAACGACAAGAGCATCCGGGCGATGATCTATACGGACGGCTCCCGTCTGCCCGGCCCCGACGCGATCGACCGGCAGACCCCCGTACTCGTCAGCGACATCGTCGACTTCGCCGCCGAGTACCGGCTACACCTGCTCGACGGCGCGGTCCACACCGCCAGTCAGTACGCCGAGCAGGGCAGGCTCCGCCTCGGACCTCCGTCCGCCGATACGCTCGCCTTCGGCGCCGACCTGCTGGCCGGGTTCGGCCACACCCTGCCCACCGCCATCGTGGTGGATGTGGGAGTCGTCGACGGCCACTGGGCTGTGATCGAGCCGAACGCGGCATGGGCCAGCGGGGCCTACGTGGCGGATCCCGACCTCGTGCTGGACGTCATCCTGCGTGCCGCCGGCCCGACCGCCGGGGTCAGCAGCCATGACCGGCGGTTCATCCGCGCACCCCAGCAGGAGCAAGATCGGGACTGA
- a CDS encoding cadmium resistance transporter, giving the protein MGDLASTLLTAVGVFAGTNVDDIIVLTVLFLSARASGLPRVWQVWTGQYAGIGVLVAVSAVAALGLTIVPDEWVGLLGLLPFALGVRGLIAAIRARGQDEPPGAGVATGLVSVAGVTIANGADNISVYTPLFRTVGLTDSLVSVAVFAALTAVWCLVGSWLGSHRQVIAIVQRYGHWIVPGVFMLIGAVIVIESGVIGHLR; this is encoded by the coding sequence GTGGGAGATCTCGCGAGCACCTTACTGACGGCGGTCGGTGTGTTCGCGGGTACGAACGTCGACGACATCATCGTGCTCACGGTGCTGTTTCTTTCCGCGCGGGCCAGCGGGCTGCCGAGGGTGTGGCAGGTCTGGACAGGCCAGTACGCCGGGATCGGCGTACTGGTGGCGGTGTCGGCGGTCGCGGCCCTGGGGTTGACGATCGTGCCGGACGAGTGGGTCGGCCTGCTCGGGCTGCTGCCCTTCGCGTTGGGCGTACGCGGCCTGATCGCCGCGATCCGTGCCCGTGGGCAGGACGAGCCGCCGGGAGCGGGGGTGGCGACCGGACTGGTTTCGGTGGCCGGGGTGACGATCGCCAACGGTGCCGACAACATCTCCGTCTACACCCCGCTGTTCCGTACGGTCGGGTTGACCGACAGCCTGGTCTCCGTGGCGGTGTTTGCCGCACTGACCGCGGTGTGGTGCCTGGTCGGCTCCTGGCTCGGCTCGCACCGGCAGGTCATCGCGATCGTCCAGCGGTACGGGCACTGGATCGTGCCGGGGGTCTTCATGCTCATCGGCGCGGTTATCGTCATCGAGTCCGGGGTGATCGGCCACCTGCGGTGA
- a CDS encoding transcriptional regulator, which yields MTTLAPEPGGFNLIIHAPNRLLICALLDSVAEIEFGVVQERLSVSASVLSKHVTVLTEAGYVTQRKAVRETRPRVWLQFTPEGRAAYRAHVAALQAIVGTHSGPAGA from the coding sequence ATGACCACCCTGGCCCCGGAGCCGGGCGGCTTCAACCTGATCATCCACGCGCCGAACCGGTTGCTGATCTGCGCGCTGCTCGACAGCGTCGCCGAGATCGAGTTCGGCGTGGTCCAGGAACGGCTGTCGGTCAGCGCCTCCGTACTCAGCAAACATGTGACGGTCCTGACCGAGGCGGGCTACGTCACCCAGCGCAAGGCGGTCCGGGAGACCCGACCCCGAGTCTGGCTCCAGTTCACCCCGGAGGGACGGGCGGCGTACCGGGCCCACGTCGCCGCCCTACAGGCGATCGTCGGCACGCACTCCGGCCCGGCCGGGGCCTGA
- a CDS encoding MFS transporter: MRRSPWATLAVLALAQFIVVLDVTIVNVALPDIQSDLNFSTDNLQWVISAYTLLFGGFLLLGGRAADLLGPRRVFVGGLVLFGVTSLLAGFATSPGLLIGARAVQGLGGALLSPAALAILTVTFAHGRARNIAMGVWGGLAGLGGTLGVVAGGLLVDSLSWRWVFFVNVPIVIALVAIIPTFVRDIRHNEHGNRTFDVAGAFLGTGGLLAVVFGVVRAEASGWGSLEVVGFLTGGIALLIAFIAVEARSAAPLVPLRLFRSRALSVSSAALALNGAGFLSMFFLTAIYLQQVRGDSPLAAGVHFLPMGAAAIVGAALSTQLVHRIGTRTLQLAGAVLSVAGLLLLSRAGATGSYATELLPGFVLFGLGILGVGVPAQIAAVADVAHHEAGAASGVVTAVYQVGGALGLAIVTTLSITRTTDAVAQGLDQQQALVEGFHRGLMVAAAFAILNLVVSLATPQLRPDAEQVAEAAVAA; the protein is encoded by the coding sequence ATGCGACGCAGTCCCTGGGCCACCCTCGCGGTGTTGGCACTCGCCCAGTTCATCGTGGTGCTCGACGTGACGATCGTGAACGTCGCACTGCCCGACATCCAGTCCGACCTGAACTTCAGCACCGACAACCTGCAATGGGTGATCAGCGCGTACACCCTGCTCTTCGGTGGCTTCCTGCTCCTCGGCGGTCGCGCCGCCGACCTGCTCGGACCTCGCCGGGTGTTCGTCGGCGGACTCGTCCTGTTCGGGGTGACCTCCCTGCTGGCCGGGTTCGCCACCTCGCCGGGGCTCCTGATCGGGGCGAGAGCCGTTCAAGGGCTGGGTGGCGCGCTGCTCTCGCCGGCGGCGCTGGCCATCCTCACCGTGACCTTCGCGCACGGGCGGGCCCGAAACATCGCCATGGGCGTCTGGGGCGGTCTGGCCGGGCTCGGCGGCACCCTGGGCGTCGTCGCTGGTGGCCTGCTCGTCGACTCGCTGAGCTGGCGCTGGGTCTTCTTCGTGAACGTGCCGATCGTGATCGCCCTGGTCGCGATCATCCCGACCTTCGTCCGCGACATCCGCCACAACGAGCACGGCAACCGGACCTTCGACGTGGCGGGCGCGTTCCTCGGCACCGGCGGCCTGCTCGCCGTCGTCTTCGGCGTCGTACGCGCCGAGGCGAGCGGGTGGGGCTCACTCGAGGTCGTCGGCTTCCTCACCGGCGGAATCGCGCTCCTGATCGCCTTCATCGCGGTCGAGGCCCGCTCCGCCGCACCACTCGTACCGCTGCGGTTGTTCCGCTCCCGCGCCCTGAGCGTCTCCAGCGCCGCCCTGGCCCTCAACGGCGCCGGCTTCCTCTCCATGTTCTTCCTGACCGCGATCTACCTCCAGCAGGTACGCGGCGACTCGCCCCTGGCCGCAGGCGTGCACTTCCTGCCCATGGGTGCCGCCGCGATCGTCGGCGCCGCCCTCTCCACCCAGCTGGTGCACCGGATCGGCACCCGTACGCTCCAACTCGCCGGCGCGGTGCTCAGCGTCGCCGGTCTGCTGCTGCTCTCCCGGGCCGGGGCCACCGGCAGCTACGCCACCGAGCTGCTGCCCGGCTTCGTCCTGTTCGGACTGGGCATTCTCGGCGTCGGCGTACCGGCCCAGATCGCCGCCGTGGCCGACGTCGCGCACCACGAGGCGGGTGCCGCGTCGGGCGTGGTGACCGCCGTCTACCAGGTCGGCGGTGCACTGGGGTTGGCCATCGTCACCACCCTGTCCATCACCCGCACCACCGACGCGGTCGCCCAGGGGCTCGACCAGCAGCAGGCCCTGGTCGAGGGCTTCCACCGTGGACTGATGGTGGCCGCCGCGTTCGCCATCCTCAACCTCGTGGTCTCGCTCGCCACCCCGCAGTTGCGCCCCGATGCCGAACAGGTCGCGGAGGCGGCCGTCGCGGCGTAA
- a CDS encoding peroxiredoxin-like family protein — protein sequence MPRDRAHRLPPGHLVAPLELITVDGEPVVVPDPDRLVHLQFRRFAGCPVCNLHLRSVVRRHAEIEAAGVREVVLFHSEADELREHTADLPFAVIADPDRRWYRTFGVEAAPRALLDPRVWGPILRSITLDLVAVVRHGKPLPSTSQPNGRIGLPADFLIDTDGRLIASKYGSHAYDQWSVDELLNLARVDVRR from the coding sequence ATGCCCCGAGACAGAGCCCACCGACTGCCGCCCGGACACCTCGTCGCCCCCCTGGAACTGATCACCGTCGACGGCGAGCCGGTGGTCGTCCCGGACCCGGATCGACTGGTCCACCTTCAGTTCCGGCGGTTCGCCGGTTGCCCGGTCTGCAACCTGCACCTGCGTTCCGTGGTCCGCCGGCACGCGGAGATCGAGGCGGCCGGCGTACGCGAGGTGGTCCTCTTCCATTCCGAGGCGGACGAGCTGCGCGAACACACCGCCGACCTTCCGTTCGCGGTGATCGCCGACCCGGACCGGCGGTGGTACCGCACGTTCGGGGTGGAGGCGGCACCCCGAGCCCTCCTCGACCCGCGGGTCTGGGGCCCGATCCTCCGCTCGATCACGCTCGACCTGGTGGCGGTCGTCCGGCACGGCAAACCCCTGCCCTCGACCAGCCAGCCCAACGGCCGGATCGGCCTACCCGCCGACTTCCTGATCGACACCGACGGCCGGCTGATCGCCAGTAAGTACGGTTCCCACGCCTACGACCAGTGGTCGGTGGACGAACTGCTCAACCTCGCCCGCGTGGACGTACGCCGCTGA
- a CDS encoding TetR/AcrR family transcriptional regulator: MPRPKSLTHGRIAAAALAVIDGAGLDTLSMRTVAQELGIGTMSLYRYVEDREQLEQLVVDLVLSELDPSAPDGSWTERVTVLAERIREAVAAHPAVVPLFLSHRHRNPHVMAWGEAVLGILTEAGFADRRRVIAFRTLISYLVGAFSAEQLGPLSGPGTVVLAELPPTPFPLLAETARTAREIPAAEEFRGGLAIVLAGLGTATTP, from the coding sequence ATGCCTCGTCCGAAGTCCCTCACCCACGGCCGGATCGCCGCCGCGGCCCTCGCCGTGATCGACGGCGCCGGGCTCGACACCCTCTCGATGCGTACGGTCGCGCAGGAACTCGGCATCGGCACCATGTCGCTGTACCGCTACGTGGAGGACCGCGAGCAGCTCGAACAGCTCGTGGTCGACCTGGTGCTGAGCGAGCTGGACCCGAGCGCGCCGGACGGCTCCTGGACCGAACGCGTGACCGTCCTGGCCGAGCGGATCCGGGAAGCGGTCGCCGCACACCCCGCTGTCGTACCGCTGTTCCTCAGCCACCGGCACCGCAACCCGCACGTGATGGCCTGGGGTGAGGCGGTGCTCGGCATCCTCACCGAGGCCGGGTTCGCCGACCGGCGGCGGGTCATCGCCTTCCGTACGCTGATCAGCTATCTGGTCGGCGCGTTCAGCGCCGAACAGCTCGGCCCGCTCTCCGGGCCGGGCACCGTCGTGCTGGCGGAGCTGCCGCCCACGCCGTTCCCGCTGCTCGCCGAGACCGCCCGGACCGCGCGGGAGATCCCCGCCGCAGAGGAGTTCCGGGGCGGGCTCGCCATCGTGCTCGCCGGACTCGGGACGGCCACCACACCCTGA
- a CDS encoding ABC transporter ATP-binding protein: MTRSTTVVPAAPRAVSGAGNPAVELTGLTKTFGSVTAVDGLSLRIEPGEVVAFLGPNGAGKTTTIDMLLGLAQPTSGTVRVYGQAPAEAIGQGRIAAVMQTGGLLKDLTVAETVRMTATFFSHARPVAEVLDRAGITGIADRRVGKCSGGQQQRLRFALALLSDPDLMVLDEPTTGMDVEGRRDFWTAIRQDARTGRTVLFATHYLEEADAYADRIVLVRQGRIVADGTSAEIKNLAAGRLVRATLPGADQVRLAALPGVDSVEVRGDTVLLHATDSDSVARHLLTTTAARDLEITSRNLEDAFIALTAAEAPSRDAGGTAIEDRRTR, from the coding sequence ATGACGAGATCAACGACCGTGGTGCCGGCCGCACCACGGGCGGTCAGCGGTGCGGGGAACCCCGCCGTGGAGCTGACCGGACTGACCAAGACCTTCGGGTCGGTGACCGCCGTCGACGGGCTCAGCCTGCGCATCGAGCCCGGCGAGGTGGTGGCCTTCCTCGGGCCGAACGGCGCCGGCAAGACCACCACGATCGACATGCTGCTCGGCCTGGCCCAGCCGACCTCGGGAACCGTACGGGTCTACGGGCAGGCGCCCGCCGAGGCGATCGGGCAGGGCCGGATCGCCGCCGTCATGCAGACCGGTGGACTGCTCAAGGACCTGACCGTGGCGGAGACGGTACGGATGACCGCCACCTTCTTCAGCCACGCCCGTCCGGTGGCCGAGGTGCTCGACCGGGCCGGCATCACCGGGATCGCCGACCGTCGGGTGGGTAAGTGCTCCGGCGGCCAGCAGCAGCGGCTCCGGTTCGCCCTGGCACTGCTCTCCGACCCGGACCTGATGGTCCTGGACGAGCCGACGACCGGGATGGACGTCGAGGGGCGGCGGGACTTCTGGACCGCGATCCGGCAGGACGCCCGAACCGGACGCACGGTCCTGTTCGCCACCCACTACCTCGAAGAGGCGGACGCGTACGCCGACCGGATCGTCCTGGTCCGGCAGGGGCGGATCGTCGCCGACGGCACCAGTGCCGAGATCAAGAACCTGGCCGCCGGCCGGCTGGTCCGGGCCACGCTGCCCGGCGCCGACCAGGTACGGCTCGCCGCACTGCCGGGCGTCGACTCGGTCGAGGTACGCGGCGACACCGTACTGCTGCACGCCACCGACTCCGACTCGGTGGCCCGGCACCTGCTCACCACCACCGCCGCGCGGGACCTGGAGATCACCTCGCGCAACCTGGAGGACGCGTTCATCGCCCTCACCGCCGCCGAGGCCCCGAGCCGTGACGCCGGTGGCACCGCGATCGAAGACCGGAGGACCCGATGA
- a CDS encoding ABC transporter permease: MTSTASVRQTVSRQRPALGGFTPTFLLLEIRRVLRNRRTMIFILVMPAVFFLLFGLPQRGQTLDNGSPVTGYIMISLAVYGAMVATTSGGGMVAVERALGWSRQLRLTPLRPAAYVTTKVLTAMALGLVAVVVEFVVGGVSGVRMPVHVWVLAGLAAWIGSLVFAAFGLFVGYLAPAENVMQFLGPILAILAMFGGLFVPLEVLPQAMQDIARFTPVYGVGEIARSPLTGSGFTLGAVVNVLAWTVAFGFGAARLFRRDTQRV; the protein is encoded by the coding sequence ATGACCAGCACCGCCTCTGTCCGGCAGACCGTGAGCCGGCAACGTCCGGCGCTCGGTGGCTTCACGCCGACCTTCCTGCTGTTGGAGATCCGTCGGGTGCTGCGCAACCGCCGTACGATGATCTTCATCCTGGTCATGCCGGCGGTCTTCTTCCTCCTGTTCGGCCTGCCGCAGCGCGGTCAGACCCTCGACAACGGCTCCCCGGTCACCGGCTACATCATGATCAGCCTGGCTGTCTACGGCGCGATGGTCGCGACCACCAGCGGCGGCGGCATGGTCGCGGTCGAACGCGCCCTGGGCTGGAGCCGGCAACTCCGGCTCACCCCGCTGCGTCCGGCCGCGTACGTGACCACCAAGGTGCTGACCGCGATGGCGCTCGGCCTGGTCGCGGTCGTGGTCGAGTTTGTCGTCGGCGGGGTTTCCGGCGTACGGATGCCGGTGCACGTCTGGGTGCTCGCCGGGCTGGCCGCCTGGATCGGCTCGCTCGTCTTCGCCGCCTTCGGACTCTTCGTCGGCTACCTCGCCCCGGCCGAGAACGTGATGCAGTTCCTCGGCCCGATCCTCGCCATCCTGGCCATGTTCGGCGGCCTCTTCGTGCCGCTCGAAGTGCTGCCGCAGGCCATGCAGGACATCGCCAGGTTCACCCCGGTGTACGGCGTCGGCGAGATCGCCCGCAGCCCGCTGACCGGATCGGGGTTCACCCTGGGCGCGGTGGTGAACGTACTGGCCTGGACCGTCGCCTTCGGCTTCGGCGCCGCCCGCCTGTTCCGGCGCGACACCCAGCGGGTATGA
- a CDS encoding sensor histidine kinase, which produces MTSPPRSARWWPGSHGRRDLGWVVGAIWLVYLSQPISSAWNHPPGFARDLAVGALAAFGLAYVLIFVLVVRARLRRAGTGTPTTWGMLDNRLNWVLLALLLCLGLLAIPGAGADWLVTIVYLATAAVLLLPRRTALLVVAVLAVVAAVAPLAVPAWRSQSHLVFSVLLAAFATFGVTRLAERNADLLSAQREIHRLAVAGERARAARDLHDILGHSLTVVAVKAELAGRLLEVDPSRAAVEIADVERLAREALADVRGTVGAYREVTLAGELAGARSALDAAGIRADLPDSVPELPAGRAELFGWAVREGVTNVVRHSGARCCTVRLGPDHVEVLDDGRGPVGDPDRSTTGPDPAYAGHGLVGLRERADQAGGRVRLGRGPGGRGFRLRVEMDRADDR; this is translated from the coding sequence GTGACCTCCCCGCCCCGGTCGGCCCGGTGGTGGCCCGGCAGCCACGGCCGGCGGGACCTCGGCTGGGTGGTCGGCGCGATCTGGCTGGTCTACCTGAGCCAACCGATCAGCTCCGCCTGGAACCACCCGCCCGGATTCGCCCGGGACCTGGCGGTCGGCGCGCTGGCCGCCTTCGGCCTCGCCTACGTGCTCATCTTCGTGCTGGTGGTCCGGGCCCGGCTCCGGCGGGCGGGCACCGGTACGCCGACCACCTGGGGGATGCTCGACAACCGGCTGAACTGGGTGCTGCTCGCCCTGCTGCTCTGCCTCGGCCTGCTCGCCATCCCCGGCGCCGGTGCGGACTGGCTGGTCACGATCGTCTACCTCGCCACCGCGGCGGTGCTGCTGCTGCCACGGCGTACCGCCCTGCTGGTGGTCGCCGTGCTGGCGGTGGTCGCGGCCGTCGCGCCGCTGGCTGTACCGGCCTGGCGCAGCCAGTCCCACCTGGTCTTCTCCGTCCTGCTGGCCGCGTTCGCCACCTTCGGGGTGACCCGGCTGGCCGAACGCAACGCCGACCTGCTCAGCGCGCAGCGGGAGATCCACCGGCTGGCGGTCGCCGGGGAACGGGCCCGTGCCGCCCGCGACCTGCACGACATCCTCGGGCACTCGCTGACCGTGGTGGCGGTCAAGGCCGAACTCGCCGGACGGCTGCTGGAGGTCGACCCGTCCCGGGCCGCCGTCGAGATCGCCGACGTGGAGCGGCTGGCCCGCGAGGCGCTGGCCGACGTACGGGGCACCGTCGGGGCGTACCGTGAGGTCACCCTGGCCGGCGAACTGGCTGGCGCCCGCTCGGCGCTGGACGCGGCGGGCATCCGGGCCGACCTGCCGGACTCCGTTCCGGAACTGCCGGCGGGCCGGGCCGAGTTGTTCGGCTGGGCGGTCCGGGAAGGGGTGACCAACGTGGTACGACACAGCGGCGCCCGGTGCTGCACCGTCCGGCTCGGCCCCGATCACGTCGAGGTGCTCGACGACGGCCGGGGACCGGTCGGCGACCCTGACCGGTCGACCACCGGACCCGATCCCGCGTACGCCGGTCACGGGCTGGTCGGGCTGCGCGAACGGGCCGACCAGGCCGGCGGGCGGGTGAGGCTGGGCCGGGGTCCGGGCGGTCGGGGTTTCCGGCTCCGGGTCGAAATGGACCGGGCAGATGACCGCTGA
- a CDS encoding response regulator transcription factor, with the protein MTAESIRLLLADDQALVRGALAALLSLEPDLTVVAEVGRGDEVLDAARRTAPDVALLDVEMPGLDGIAATAALRAGVPGCRVLVVTTFGRPGYLRRAMEAGADGFVVKDTPARQLADAVRRVHSGLRVVDPTLAAETLASGVSPLTERETEVLRAARGGGTVASLAATLHLSEGTVRNHLSAAIGKTGAHNRTEAVRIAEQNGWLLGD; encoded by the coding sequence ATGACCGCTGAGTCCATCCGGTTACTGCTCGCCGACGACCAGGCGCTCGTCCGGGGTGCCCTGGCCGCACTGCTCTCCCTCGAACCGGACCTGACCGTGGTCGCCGAGGTCGGGCGCGGCGACGAGGTGCTCGACGCCGCCCGGCGTACGGCACCCGACGTCGCCCTGCTCGACGTGGAGATGCCCGGACTGGACGGGATCGCGGCCACCGCCGCCCTGCGTGCCGGCGTACCCGGCTGCCGGGTGCTGGTGGTCACCACCTTCGGCCGCCCCGGTTACCTGCGCCGGGCGATGGAGGCCGGTGCGGACGGGTTCGTGGTCAAGGACACCCCGGCCCGGCAGCTCGCCGACGCCGTCCGGCGGGTGCACTCCGGGCTGCGCGTGGTCGACCCGACCCTGGCAGCGGAGACCCTGGCCAGCGGTGTCAGCCCGCTCACCGAGCGGGAGACCGAGGTGCTGCGGGCGGCCAGGGGCGGCGGTACGGTGGCCTCCCTCGCGGCGACCCTGCACCTGTCCGAGGGGACCGTACGCAACCACCTCTCCGCCGCGATCGGCAAGACCGGGGCGCACAACCGGACCGAGGCGGTACGGATCGCCGAGCAGAACGGCTGGCTCCTCGGCGACTGA
- a CDS encoding S-(hydroxymethyl)mycothiol dehydrogenase: MGQEVRGVISRAKGAPVEVATIVVPDPGPGEAVVRVQSCGVCHTDLHYREGGINDDYPFLLGHEAAGIVEQVGEGVTDVAPGDFVVLNWRAVCGDCRACNKGKPWYCFNTHNAKQRMTLTDGTELSPALGIGAFVEKTLVHAGQCTKVNPAARPAAVGLLGCGVMAGLGAAMNTGGVTRGDSVAVIGCGGVGDGAVAGAVLAGATTIIAVDTDPRKLEWARGFGATHTVNARETDPVEAIKALTGGFGADVVVDAVGRPETWQQAFYARDLAGTVVLVGVPTPEMKVPELPLLDVFGRGGALKSSWYGDCLPSRDFPLLTELYLQGRLDLDSFVTEEIALEQVEEAFARMHRGDVLRSVVIF, encoded by the coding sequence GTGGGCCAGGAAGTACGCGGGGTCATCTCGAGGGCCAAGGGTGCACCGGTGGAGGTGGCCACGATCGTGGTGCCGGACCCCGGACCGGGCGAGGCCGTGGTGCGGGTGCAGAGCTGCGGGGTCTGCCACACCGATCTGCACTACCGCGAGGGCGGGATCAACGACGACTACCCGTTCCTGCTCGGCCACGAGGCGGCCGGGATCGTGGAACAGGTCGGCGAGGGTGTCACCGACGTGGCGCCGGGCGACTTCGTCGTACTGAACTGGCGGGCGGTCTGCGGCGACTGCCGGGCCTGCAACAAGGGCAAGCCCTGGTACTGCTTCAACACCCACAACGCCAAGCAGAGGATGACCCTCACCGACGGCACCGAGCTGTCGCCGGCCCTGGGCATCGGCGCGTTCGTGGAGAAGACCCTGGTACACGCCGGACAGTGCACAAAGGTCAACCCGGCGGCCCGACCGGCCGCCGTGGGTCTGCTCGGATGCGGGGTGATGGCCGGCCTCGGCGCGGCGATGAACACCGGCGGGGTGACCCGGGGCGACTCCGTCGCGGTGATCGGCTGCGGTGGGGTCGGTGACGGTGCGGTGGCCGGTGCGGTGCTGGCCGGCGCGACCACGATCATCGCGGTCGACACCGACCCCCGGAAGCTGGAGTGGGCCAGGGGGTTCGGCGCCACCCACACCGTCAACGCCCGCGAAACCGACCCGGTCGAGGCGATCAAGGCCCTGACCGGCGGGTTCGGGGCGGACGTGGTGGTCGACGCGGTCGGCCGCCCGGAAACCTGGCAGCAGGCGTTCTACGCCCGTGACCTGGCCGGCACGGTGGTCCTGGTCGGGGTGCCGACACCGGAGATGAAGGTCCCCGAGTTGCCGCTGCTGGACGTCTTCGGTCGCGGCGGGGCGCTCAAGTCGAGCTGGTACGGCGACTGCCTGCCCAGCCGCGACTTCCCCCTGCTCACCGAGCTGTACCTACAGGGCCGGCTGGACCTGGACAGCTTCGTCACCGAGGAGATCGCCCTGGAGCAGGTGGAGGAGGCGTTCGCCCGGATGCACCGGGGCGACGTACTCCGCTCTGTGGTGATCTTCTGA
- a CDS encoding MBL fold metallo-hydrolase, giving the protein MATRIDHAVTSGTFSLDGQTFDVDNNVWVIGDDHECVVIDAPHDVETILRTVGDRRVRAILATHAHDDHVRVAPELAEATGAPVLLHPDDRVLWDQVHPEVVPDGELSDGQTIEVAGVVLTVLHTPGHSPGACSFHVPRLGAVFTGDTLFAGGPGATGRSFSDFGTIVASIRDRLLGLPPETVVHTGHGDRTTIGDEAPHLEEWLARGH; this is encoded by the coding sequence ATGGCGACCCGGATCGACCACGCGGTCACCTCGGGCACCTTCTCCCTCGACGGTCAGACCTTCGACGTGGACAACAACGTCTGGGTGATCGGGGACGACCACGAGTGCGTGGTGATCGACGCCCCGCACGACGTGGAGACGATTCTGCGTACGGTCGGTGACCGGCGGGTACGGGCGATCCTGGCCACCCACGCCCACGACGACCACGTCCGGGTCGCGCCGGAACTGGCCGAGGCGACCGGTGCACCGGTGCTGCTGCACCCGGACGACCGGGTCCTCTGGGACCAGGTGCACCCGGAGGTCGTACCCGATGGTGAGCTGTCCGACGGGCAGACGATCGAGGTGGCAGGGGTGGTGCTCACCGTCCTGCACACGCCGGGGCACAGTCCGGGGGCGTGCAGTTTCCACGTACCCCGGCTCGGTGCGGTGTTCACCGGGGACACCCTCTTCGCCGGTGGCCCGGGGGCGACCGGGCGGTCGTTCAGCGACTTCGGCACCATCGTCGCCTCGATCCGGGACCGGCTGCTGGGACTGCCACCGGAGACCGTGGTGCACACCGGCCACGGCGACCGTACGACGATCGGCGACGAGGCGCCGCACCTGGAGGAGTGGCTGGCCCGAGGCCACTGA